The Verrucomicrobiia bacterium sequence TCGCATGGGTGACCCAGGGCTTGGCGTGATCGTAGAACCCGCGGCAGTTGTGAATGCCGCGCAGCCGCTGGTGTGGGTCCTCCGCGTGCAGGATCTGGAAGAACCGGTCCCAGTCGGCCATCGCCTTGTCGCCACGATGCCCGGCCATGGCGCCCGGGGCCATCAGGTCGTACTCGTTGGCCAGCGACCACCAGACATTGCGGAAGGCGCCCAACCGCGCGATGGCGTAGCGCAGGTAACGGTCGTCGTGGTCGCGCCCCATCTCCGAGAAGCCCCAATGGTCGTAGGGATGCCACAGGATCAGGTCCGCCTCGATGCCGAGCCGCTGCAGATCGAGGATGCGGCGTTCGAGATGCCGCCAGAACGACGGGTCTGGCCGGGTGAAATCGAACCTCCCATCCGCGCCCTTCCGGAAGGCGAACCGTTCGGGCTCGTTCTGGTTGTAGGCGTATCTCTTGGGAAACACGCAGAACCGGATCTTGTTGAAAGGCGAAGCCGCCAGCGTTCCCAGGGTCTGCTCCTGCAGCGGTTCGGGCTGGTGGGTCCACACATAACAGGTGGTGCCGAACGAATGATGCGGCGTGCCGTCGGCATGGCGGAGGTAATGGGTGTCGAACACCTCGACCGGACCGTGGTTGCCGGGGGCGGGCGCATGGACGGTGAAGACCCCGGTCTTCCCCTCGAGTTCCGGCACCGAACCCTGGGTCCGGTACCGCCATTCCCCCATCGTCGGCGGGCTGAAGCGGACCCGGTAAACGCCGTCGCCGTCCCAGAACCCGGGCACGGTCACCTGTCGGTCGCCCTGGGTGAAGGTGGCGGACCATTGCACTTCGAGGTAGGGATTGCCTGAGTCGGGGCCGCCGAGGACGACTTCGAAGACACCCCAGCGTTCAGCGGCGCGTACGGACGGCATGAGGCTGGCCAGGAGCAGCGCAGCGGCGAGGACCGACCGGAGCAGTCCCTGCGGAGGAAACCAACGTCCGGAAGGGGTCGGCGGAACAAGGGAGGGTTTCATGAGGTGCAGTTTCTATATCGTATTGCCCGCCACAAGCACGGCTGGACCTTGGAAAGGCGCCCGCAAGGCGTGTTTGATGGCGCCGGCAACCGGGTTGCCCATCACTCTCCTGCCATCCACCGGCGCGATCCACTCGGTCGCCAGCGGTCCCTCCGCACCCGACATATCCACTTCCACCGGGCCGTGGCAGCGAGGACCATGACCCGATTGTCTCCTACTCAAACGACTCCAGCGGGGTCGCTGACTTCTGCCACTCCTCCCAGCCCGGAATCGGGTGCTCCCGCATGATCTCCTCCATCAGGTAGAAGTCCCGGCGATCCTCGGTCCTGGCGCGGACCGCCCGCACGGCGGCCGGGGAGATGAAGGGCAGGTCATTGCCGAAGGACTGGCGGACATAACTGATGACGGCGGCGATCTCGTCGTCGTTGAGCACGGGTCCGAAGCCGGGCATGGGGGGGACGCCCTTGCCGGGATCGTACTGCTGGCCGGCCAGTTCCATCGGACCCCAGAGACCCTTGAGCACGATCTTGATGAGGCGTTCGTCGCTGTCCGTGATCCACGGATTGTCGATGGCGGTGAGTGGCGGGTAGATGTTCGCGATGCCGAGGCCGTTGGGTTGATGGCACGAGACGCAGAGACCATCCCGTCGGTAGATCTCGCGACCGAGGTCGTACGTCTTCCTTTCGGAGGCCGTGAGATTGCGGGTGGGTCCCTGCGGCCGGTTGTCCTCGGTGGGCGCGATGCTGGCGAGGTCGAGTCTGCCGTCGAGATACTCGACGGCGCGCGGGTTGGCCTGCTTGATGGCGGCCAGGGCACCGGTTTTCTCCAGTGCCAGGACATCGTCGGCGAGGGTCTGCTTCATGATCAGATCGAAAACGGGGCCCATCCAGCGGTCGAAGGGATGCCGGAGGGCTTCCAGGGCGATGCGGGCGCCAGCGGGGTTGTCGAGCCAGGACGCGGCAACGATGGCTTCGAGGCGGACCCGCGGGTGGGGATCGTTCGCCGCCTGGAGGAGGAGGGCGGTGCTGTTGGGGATTCTGCGCCAGGCGTGGCGCACCACGTTGGCGGCGGCGGCCCGCGCCTGGTGACTGCGCGCGGCGAAGCACTGCTGGAGAAGGCCGGCATCGACCTGGTTCTGCGCCCACGTCACCCACAACGCCTCGCACAGATAGCGTTCGTAGTTCGGATCGCTCTGGTCGAGGGAGGCGGCCCAGCGTTTCACCGCCGGAAGGACCTCACCGGCCGGGTGCCCGCGCAGTTCGCGGCGGGTGCGGTAACGGGCCCGGTACTCTGGCAGTTTCAGATTCTCCAGCAGCTCCGCGAGGCTTGCGCCGGCGATCTTCGGCGGCACCACCAGCGGGCGCGACGGATGGGTGATGCGATAGATGCGGCCGTGCGCGGTGTCGCGGTTGGGGTCGCGGGCGCTGTGCTGCATGTGACCGATGAGCGCGTTGTGCCAGTCCACGACATAGAGCGAGCCGTCCGGTGCGGTCTCGAGATCGACCGGACGGAAATTGGGATCGGTCGAGGACAGCAGGTCACCCGCCACCTTGCCGTAAAAGCCGGAGCCCTCCTCCCAGATCTCGTGGTAGCTGATGCCCAGGAAGCCGATGCTGTTGCAGATCATGAAGTGACCCTGCACGGCGTCGGGGAAATGCCTGGACGAGACAAACTCGGAGCCGGACGTCGGCCGGGCACGGCGCGGAGCGAACTGGTCCACCTTGGGAATCTCGATGCCGTAAGGCATCTTTGCCGAGACCGGCAGCGCCCAGTAGTTGTCACCGCTCGACGCATCGGAGATATAACCCTGTTCCCATTCGTCGAAGGCCACCGCCCACGGGTTGTTGTAGTCGGCCTGCGACCAGCGTTCGAGGCGCCAGCTCTTCGGGTCGAAGCGCCAGACGCCACCGTCGTTGCACCGTCGGGGACCGTACGGCGTCTCGACCTGCGAATGGAGGAAGCGGCCCTCGCTCAGGTAGAATGCGCCCGAGGCGTCCGCGGTGTACGCCGAGATGGCGTGATGCGTGTCATGGGAATCGAAGCCGCCAAGCAGGACGACCTTCTCGTCGGCCCGGTCATCTCCGTTGGTGTCCTTGAGCAGGATCAGGTTGGGTTCCTCGGAGACATAGACGCCTTCGGGGGCGAGTTCGAAGCCGATGGGCAATGAGAGGCCGTCCGCGAAGACCGTCTGCTTGTCCGCACGGCCGTCGCCATTGGTATCTTCGAGGATGAGAATTTTGTCGTTGGGTCGCGTGCCGCCGGGAACGTAGTGCGGGTAGCTGGGCAATACGGACACCCACAGCCGGCCCTTGTTGTCGAAGGACATCTGGACGGGATTGCGCAACTCGGGAAACTCGCGTTCGGAGGCAAACAGGCTGATTTCGTAACCGGGCAGCAGGGTGAACGTCTTCAGGGCCTCCTGTTCGTCGAGATAGGTGATCTCGCGACGGAAGTTGGTTTCGATGGGCGTCAGCGGGCGGGTTGTGGAGTCATCCACCGTGAGGTCCGAGGTCCTGCCCTGCGCAATGTCCCAGATCTTCCGGTCCCGCAACGCCGTCATCTGCCGGATCTTTTCGATCTCCTCCGGGTAATTGACATTGCCGTAGGGGCGGTACCGCTGGCCGTGGACATGCACGCCGTTGAGCATCCGGTAGTCGTTGAACCACATCCAAATCTTCTCCTGCACCGCGGCGTGGAGCAGGCCGGCCTGTGCCGTTGCCCGATGCGGGCCGCGGCCATAGATGCCCTCGACAAGAGGCCCGGCGGTGGCGGCGTAACCGTCGTCGTTGAGATGGCTGCCGTTCTCAGTCAGCGGATTTCGGTGCTGTGCGTAGAGCTGTTTCGAGACGGAGAACAGATCGACGAAGGTAAGATTGTGCGCTTCGGCGACGGCACGGATGGCACGGGTGTAGAGCGCGAGGTTCTCATTCTCCGCGTCGCCCCTGGGGAGATCGTAGTCCCGGGAGCGATCCTCGAAGGCAATGGGCGAGACCAGGACAAGCCGGGGCGCGGAACGGCCATTGTACTGCTGGGCGAGGGTGTGCCGGACGAAGGCTGTCAGTTCGGCGCGAAAACGGTCCACATGGTCGGGTCCGTCGAAGGATTCGTTGAAGCCGAAGAAGGCGAGGATCGTGTCGGCCTTCACGAGCTTGAGCCAGTCGTCCGGCTTGTCGTAATGGCCGATGCCGAAGTGCATCTGAAATTCGGGCCGGAACTCCGCTGCACCGGGAAACGCCCATTGATCGGGCTGGCCTGGACGGGGTCGGAAGGCCGGGGTGTCGCCTTGATACCCCATGTTGCGGATCACGAGACTGGCGTCGGGAAAGCGCTGATAGAACTCGGTCTCCCAGCGGCCGTAGTTCTGTTCGCGTTCGGGCAGGCCGTTGCCAAGAAGCACGATGGTCTCGCCCCTGGCGGGTTCCGGCAACGGGGCGGCGATGGAGGAATGAACCGTCGCGAAGCAGGCGAGGGCGTACAGAACAAGTCGGTTCATGGAATCCATGGAGCGGAGCGTAACGAAGCCCGTCGGAGGCGACGACGAACTTCTTCCGGACGGACTGGAGCTGCCGTCACGGCTCAGTATTGGTTGGTGCTTTCGAGTTCGCCGAAGGCTCGCGGCAACTGGTCGCTGGAAAGGTCGATCCGGAAATGCGCGATTCCCACCTCCAGCGCCCGCGTCACCACCCGCCACGACGCCGTGGCCTGAGGTTCCAGGGTGGCCACCGGTTCCATCACCAGGCGTCCCCCGTCCTCGAGATGCGCCGGTGTGGCGCCTGTGCTCGAGACGTACTCCTGCAAATCCGGCACCGTTCCCACCGGGCGCACATTGGTCAGGGCCGCGGTGCCCTGGTTGGTGACCCGGATCTCATACACCACCTCGCCCCCCACCGGCACCGGGTCCTCCACATCCACCAATTCGAGCAGAATCGCCGGCACTCCCACCACCCGCGGCTCACACCCCGTCACCACCCGCTCCGCACATGCACCGTGCGCGGCGGCGGCAAAGGTCACCCCGCCCAGATCGGGCGCCTCGAAGGTCGCGCAGATTCGCACCGCCGCGCCCGGCACGAATTCCCCAAGGTCCCAGGTCAGATTCGGCGGCACATACACCACGCCTTGCGACGCGCTCACCACCGTCACCCCGGGCGGCACCGGCAGAGTCACCGTGACCAGGTCCGCCGCGTCCCCTGTGTTGCGGACCACCAGGCAGATCTCCAGCGGATGCCCCAGCAACACCCGTGGCGGCGCCACGCAATCGATCGTCAGGCGCGGCCCCCGCACCGTCGTGTTGCCGACGGCTTCGGCCCGGCCCCCCTCCGCCGACACCGCCTGCCATGTCATCGACTTTCCCCCGCCTGCCGTCGCCCGCATCGGCACCGGCACGTCCCGCACCTCACCCGCCCGCAACACAGCGATCGTGCCCGTCAGCATCCCCCCCGGCCCCACGTCCAGCCCCTCCGCCAGCGCGGCGGTCCAGCGAACGTCGGTCAGCGCATCA is a genomic window containing:
- a CDS encoding DUF11 domain-containing protein — translated: MRRTCTAFLGVALAWLWLASLPVAAQPHRATHLGNPATRFAPPIQRPEELRARFRDPTLRPDIASILRQWGWQGDLGDLFEAAETAPITEVHLPRGTRLPFMSSRNRGRPVVLRDVIWEGRQPIDAYVFVFNSNGRRYRCVTPKACSNFLLVDLGAVRPELELELSVPPQVTTCDPWEVRLRLRNAGHDALTDVRWTAALAEGLDVGPGGMLTGTIAVLRAGEVRDVPVPMRATAGGGKSMTWQAVSAEGGRAEAVGNTTVRGPRLTIDCVAPPRVLLGHPLEICLVVRNTGDAADLVTVTLPVPPGVTVVSASQGVVYVPPNLTWDLGEFVPGAAVRICATFEAPDLGGVTFAAAAHGACAERVVTGCEPRVVGVPAILLELVDVEDPVPVGGEVVYEIRVTNQGTAALTNVRPVGTVPDLQEYVSSTGATPAHLEDGGRLVMEPVATLEPQATASWRVVTRALEVGIAHFRIDLSSDQLPRAFGELESTNQY
- a CDS encoding c-type cytochrome, translated to MDSMNRLVLYALACFATVHSSIAAPLPEPARGETIVLLGNGLPEREQNYGRWETEFYQRFPDASLVIRNMGYQGDTPAFRPRPGQPDQWAFPGAAEFRPEFQMHFGIGHYDKPDDWLKLVKADTILAFFGFNESFDGPDHVDRFRAELTAFVRHTLAQQYNGRSAPRLVLVSPIAFEDRSRDYDLPRGDAENENLALYTRAIRAVAEAHNLTFVDLFSVSKQLYAQHRNPLTENGSHLNDDGYAATAGPLVEGIYGRGPHRATAQAGLLHAAVQEKIWMWFNDYRMLNGVHVHGQRYRPYGNVNYPEEIEKIRQMTALRDRKIWDIAQGRTSDLTVDDSTTRPLTPIETNFRREITYLDEQEALKTFTLLPGYEISLFASEREFPELRNPVQMSFDNKGRLWVSVLPSYPHYVPGGTRPNDKILILEDTNGDGRADKQTVFADGLSLPIGFELAPEGVYVSEEPNLILLKDTNGDDRADEKVVLLGGFDSHDTHHAISAYTADASGAFYLSEGRFLHSQVETPYGPRRCNDGGVWRFDPKSWRLERWSQADYNNPWAVAFDEWEQGYISDASSGDNYWALPVSAKMPYGIEIPKVDQFAPRRARPTSGSEFVSSRHFPDAVQGHFMICNSIGFLGISYHEIWEEGSGFYGKVAGDLLSSTDPNFRPVDLETAPDGSLYVVDWHNALIGHMQHSARDPNRDTAHGRIYRITHPSRPLVVPPKIAGASLAELLENLKLPEYRARYRTRRELRGHPAGEVLPAVKRWAASLDQSDPNYERYLCEALWVTWAQNQVDAGLLQQCFAARSHQARAAAANVVRHAWRRIPNSTALLLQAANDPHPRVRLEAIVAASWLDNPAGARIALEALRHPFDRWMGPVFDLIMKQTLADDVLALEKTGALAAIKQANPRAVEYLDGRLDLASIAPTEDNRPQGPTRNLTASERKTYDLGREIYRRDGLCVSCHQPNGLGIANIYPPLTAIDNPWITDSDERLIKIVLKGLWGPMELAGQQYDPGKGVPPMPGFGPVLNDDEIAAVISYVRQSFGNDLPFISPAAVRAVRARTEDRRDFYLMEEIMREHPIPGWEEWQKSATPLESFE
- a CDS encoding DUF5060 domain-containing protein — protein: MKPSLVPPTPSGRWFPPQGLLRSVLAAALLLASLMPSVRAAERWGVFEVVLGGPDSGNPYLEVQWSATFTQGDRQVTVPGFWDGDGVYRVRFSPPTMGEWRYRTQGSVPELEGKTGVFTVHAPAPGNHGPVEVFDTHYLRHADGTPHHSFGTTCYVWTHQPEPLQEQTLGTLAASPFNKIRFCVFPKRYAYNQNEPERFAFRKGADGRFDFTRPDPSFWRHLERRILDLQRLGIEADLILWHPYDHWGFSEMGRDHDDRYLRYAIARLGAFRNVWWSLANEYDLMAPGAMAGHRGDKAMADWDRFFQILHAEDPHQRLRGIHNCRGFYDHAKPWVTHASVQHGDLVRTLEWRSQYGRPVIVDECGYEGDIPQGWGRLGAQEMVRRFWLGTMTGGYVGHGETYRHPDDILWWSKGGVLHGESPARIRWLKDLMAQAPPFHQLAPSRTPQGGLWLSKPGEYALLYTMNQQPQTVLLAGSRPWKVDLIEPWEMTVTAMGSASAGEFTVTPPKADLVYRFTPNAPGEQLRP